A region of Streptomyces cinnamoneus DNA encodes the following proteins:
- the rpsC gene encoding 30S ribosomal protein S3 encodes MGQKVNPHGFRLGITTDFKSRWYADKLYKDYVKEDVAIRRMMTKGMERAGISKVEIERTRDRVRVDIHTARPGIVIGRRGAEADRIRGELEKLTGKQVQLNILEVKNPEVDAQLVAQAVAEQLSSRVSFRRAMRKSMQSTMKAGAKGIKIQCGGRLGGAEMSRSEFYREGRVPLHTLRANVDYGFFEAKTTFGRIGVKVWIYKGDVKNIAEVRAENAAARAGNRPSRGGAQDRPARGGRGGERGGRGRKPQQNAAAEAPKAEAAAAAPAESTGTEA; translated from the coding sequence ATGGGCCAGAAGGTTAACCCGCACGGGTTCCGGCTCGGCATCACCACGGACTTCAAGTCCCGTTGGTACGCCGACAAGCTGTACAAGGACTACGTCAAGGAAGACGTCGCCATTCGTCGCATGATGACGAAGGGCATGGAGCGCGCCGGTATCTCGAAGGTTGAGATCGAGCGCACCCGCGACCGCGTCCGCGTTGACATCCACACCGCTCGCCCGGGCATCGTCATCGGCCGCCGCGGCGCCGAGGCCGACCGCATCCGCGGTGAGCTGGAGAAGCTGACCGGCAAGCAGGTCCAGCTGAACATCCTCGAGGTCAAGAACCCCGAGGTCGACGCTCAGCTGGTGGCCCAGGCCGTCGCCGAGCAGCTGTCCTCCCGTGTCTCCTTCCGTCGCGCCATGCGTAAGAGCATGCAGTCGACCATGAAGGCCGGCGCCAAGGGCATCAAGATCCAGTGCGGTGGCCGCCTCGGCGGCGCCGAGATGTCCCGCTCGGAGTTCTACCGCGAGGGCCGTGTGCCCCTGCACACGCTCCGCGCGAACGTCGACTACGGCTTCTTCGAGGCCAAGACCACCTTCGGCCGCATCGGCGTGAAGGTCTGGATCTACAAGGGCGACGTCAAGAACATCGCCGAGGTCCGCGCCGAGAACGCCGCCGCGCGTGCGGGCAACCGCCCGTCCCGTGGTGGCGCTCAGGACCGCCCGGCCCGTGGTGGCCGTGGTGGCGAGCGTGGCGGCCGCGGCCGCAAGCCGCAGCAGAACGCCGCTGCCGAGGCCCCCAAGGCCGAGGCCGCTGCCGCTGCTCCGGCTGAGTCCACCGGAACGGAGGCCTGA
- the rplV gene encoding 50S ribosomal protein L22: MEARAQARYIRVTPMKARRVVDLIRGMDATEAQAVLRFAPQAASVPVGKVLDSAIANAAHNYDHTDASSLYISEAYVDEGPTLKRFRPRAQGRAYRIRKRTSHITVVVSSKEGTR, from the coding sequence ATGGAAGCCAGGGCCCAGGCGCGGTACATCCGCGTCACGCCCATGAAGGCCCGCCGCGTGGTGGACCTCATCCGTGGCATGGACGCCACGGAGGCTCAGGCGGTCCTGCGTTTCGCCCCGCAGGCCGCGAGCGTGCCGGTGGGCAAGGTGCTGGACAGCGCCATTGCCAACGCCGCGCACAACTACGACCACACGGACGCCTCGTCGCTGTACATCAGCGAGGCGTACGTCGACGAGGGCCCGACCCTGAAGCGGTTCCGTCCGCGTGCCCAGGGCCGTGCCTACCGGATCCGCAAGCGGACCAGCCACATCACCGTGGTCGTCAGCAGCAAGGAAGGAACCCGGTAA
- the rpsS gene encoding 30S ribosomal protein S19, which translates to MPRSLKKGPFVDGHLIKKVDAQNEAGTKNVIKTWSRRSMIVPAMLGHTLAVHNGKTHVPVFVTESMVGHKLGEFSPTRTFRGHVKDDRKSKRR; encoded by the coding sequence ATGCCGCGTAGTCTCAAGAAGGGACCCTTCGTCGACGGCCACCTCATCAAGAAGGTGGACGCTCAGAACGAGGCTGGTACCAAGAACGTCATCAAGACCTGGTCCCGTCGCTCCATGATCGTGCCGGCCATGCTCGGCCACACGCTCGCGGTGCACAACGGCAAGACGCACGTCCCGGTGTTCGTCACCGAGTCGATGGTCGGCCACAAGCTCGGCGAGTTCTCGCCGACCCGCACCTTCCGCGGCCACGTCAAGGACGACCGCAAGTCGAAGCGCCGCTAA
- the rplB gene encoding 50S ribosomal protein L2 codes for MGIRKYKPTTPGRRGSSVADFVEITRSTPEKSLVRPLHSKGGRNNAGRVTVRHQGGGHKRAYRLIDFRRHDKDGVPAKVAHIEYDPNRTARIALLHYLDGEKRYIIAPRGLSQGDRIENGPTADIKPGNNLPLRNIPVGTTIHAIELRPGGGAKIARSAGSSVQLLAKEGTMAHLRMPSGEIRLVDVRCRATVGEVGNAEQSNINWGKAGRMRWKGVRPTVRGVAMNPVDHPHGGGEGKTSGGRHPVSPWGQKEGRTRSPKKASNKYIVRRRKTNKKR; via the coding sequence ATGGGTATCCGCAAGTACAAGCCGACGACCCCGGGCCGTCGTGGCTCCAGCGTCGCCGACTTTGTCGAGATCACGCGGTCCACGCCGGAGAAGTCGCTGGTCCGCCCGCTGCACAGCAAGGGCGGCCGTAACAACGCCGGTCGTGTGACCGTTCGCCACCAGGGTGGTGGCCACAAGCGCGCCTACCGTCTGATCGACTTCCGTCGTCATGACAAGGACGGCGTGCCGGCCAAGGTCGCGCACATCGAGTACGACCCCAACCGCACCGCGCGCATCGCGCTGCTCCACTACCTGGACGGCGAGAAGCGCTACATCATCGCTCCGCGTGGCCTGAGCCAGGGCGACCGGATCGAGAACGGCCCGACGGCCGACATCAAGCCGGGCAACAACCTGCCGCTGCGCAACATCCCCGTGGGTACGACCATCCACGCCATCGAGCTGCGTCCCGGTGGCGGTGCGAAGATCGCCCGCTCCGCCGGTTCCTCCGTGCAGCTGCTGGCGAAGGAGGGCACCATGGCCCACCTGCGCATGCCGTCCGGTGAGATCCGCCTGGTCGACGTCCGCTGCCGCGCCACCGTCGGCGAGGTCGGCAACGCCGAGCAGTCGAACATCAACTGGGGCAAGGCCGGCCGTATGCGCTGGAAGGGCGTTCGCCCGACCGTCCGCGGTGTTGCGATGAACCCGGTTGACCACCCGCACGGTGGTGGTGAGGGCAAGACCTCCGGTGGTCGCCACCCGGTCTCCCCGTGGGGTCAGAAGGAGGGTCGTACTCGTTCTCCCAAGAAGGCGAGCAACAAGTACATCGTCCGCCGCCGCAAGACGAACAAGAAGCGCTAG
- the rplW gene encoding 50S ribosomal protein L23 — translation MTEAVVTSKTFSDPRDLLVKPVVSEKSYALLDENKYTFIVDPRANKTQIKQAVEAVFSVKVTGVNTINRQGKRKRTKTGFGKRANTKRAIVTLAEGDRIDIFGGPVS, via the coding sequence ATGACTGAGGCCGTCGTCACCAGCAAGACCTTCTCGGACCCGCGTGACCTCCTGGTCAAGCCGGTTGTCTCGGAGAAGAGCTACGCGCTGCTGGACGAGAACAAGTACACGTTCATCGTCGACCCGCGCGCCAACAAGACCCAGATCAAGCAGGCCGTCGAGGCGGTCTTCTCGGTCAAGGTCACCGGGGTCAACACGATCAACCGTCAGGGTAAGCGCAAGCGCACCAAGACCGGTTTCGGCAAGCGCGCCAACACCAAGCGCGCCATCGTGACCCTCGCCGAGGGCGACCGTATCGACATCTTCGGCGGCCCGGTCTCCTAA
- the rplD gene encoding 50S ribosomal protein L4, whose product MSTIDILSPAGDKAGTVELPAEIFDAKVSVPLIHQVVVAQLAAARQGTHKTKTRGEVRGGGKKPYRQKGTGRARQGSTRAPQFAGGGVVHGPVPRDYSQRTPKKMKAAALRGALSDRARHSRIHVVSDVVEGAASTKAAKSLFGKISERKNLLLVVERSNEAAWLSARNLPQVHILEPGQLNTYDVLVSDDVVFTQAAFESFVSGPKAAETEGSEA is encoded by the coding sequence ATGAGCACCATTGACATCCTTTCGCCGGCAGGCGACAAGGCCGGGACCGTCGAGCTCCCCGCGGAGATCTTCGACGCGAAGGTCAGCGTTCCGCTGATCCACCAGGTCGTCGTCGCGCAGCTGGCCGCTGCCCGTCAGGGCACGCACAAGACCAAGACCCGTGGCGAGGTCCGCGGCGGTGGCAAGAAGCCTTACCGCCAGAAGGGCACCGGTCGCGCCCGTCAGGGTTCGACCCGCGCGCCGCAGTTCGCCGGTGGTGGCGTCGTGCACGGTCCCGTGCCGCGTGACTACTCGCAGCGGACCCCGAAGAAGATGAAGGCCGCCGCCCTGCGCGGTGCCCTCTCGGACCGCGCGCGTCACTCCCGCATCCACGTCGTCTCCGACGTGGTCGAGGGTGCGGCGTCCACGAAGGCCGCCAAGAGCCTGTTCGGCAAGATCAGCGAGCGGAAGAACCTGCTCCTGGTCGTCGAGCGCTCCAACGAGGCCGCGTGGCTCTCCGCCCGCAACCTGCCCCAGGTGCACATCCTGGAGCCGGGCCAGCTGAACACGTACGACGTGCTCGTCTCCGACGACGTGGTCTTCACCCAGGCCGCCTTCGAGTCCTTCGTGTCTGGCCCCAAGGCCGCTGAGACCGAAGGGAGCGAGGCCTGA
- the rplC gene encoding 50S ribosomal protein L3, giving the protein MAKNIKGVLGEKLGMTQVWDENNRVVPVTVVKAGPCVVTQVRTNDIDGYESVQIAFGEIDPRKVNKPLKGHFAKADVTPRRHLVELRTADASEYTLGQEITAAVFESGVKVDVTGKSKGKGFAGVMKRHNFKGLGAGHGTQRKHRSPGSIGGCATPGRVFKGLRMAGRMGNERVTTQNLTVHAVDAEKGLLLIKGAVPGPNGGLVLVRTAAKGA; this is encoded by the coding sequence ATGGCTAAGAACATTAAGGGCGTCCTGGGCGAGAAGCTCGGCATGACCCAGGTCTGGGACGAGAACAACCGGGTCGTCCCGGTGACCGTCGTCAAGGCCGGGCCCTGCGTCGTGACCCAGGTCCGCACCAACGACATCGACGGCTACGAGTCGGTCCAGATCGCCTTCGGCGAGATCGACCCGCGCAAGGTGAACAAGCCCCTCAAGGGTCACTTCGCCAAGGCCGACGTCACCCCGCGCCGCCACCTGGTGGAGCTGCGTACCGCTGACGCCAGCGAGTACACGCTCGGCCAGGAGATCACCGCTGCCGTGTTCGAGTCCGGCGTCAAGGTTGACGTCACGGGCAAGAGCAAGGGCAAGGGCTTCGCCGGTGTCATGAAGCGTCACAACTTCAAGGGCCTCGGCGCCGGTCACGGCACCCAGCGCAAGCACCGCTCGCCCGGTTCCATCGGTGGCTGCGCCACCCCGGGCCGTGTCTTCAAGGGCCTCCGCATGGCGGGCCGCATGGGCAACGAGCGGGTCACCACCCAGAACCTGACCGTCCACGCCGTTGACGCGGAGAAGGGCCTGCTCCTGATCAAGGGCGCGGTTCCTGGTCCGAACGGCGGCCTCGTCCTGGTCCGTACCGCGGCCAAGGGGGCCTGA
- the rpsJ gene encoding 30S ribosomal protein S10 translates to MAGQKIRIRLKAYDHEVIDSSAKKIVETVTRTGASVAGPVPLPTEKNVYCVIKSPHKYKDSREHFEMRTHKRLIDILDPTPKTVDSLMRLDLPAGVDIEIKL, encoded by the coding sequence ATGGCGGGACAGAAGATCCGCATCCGGCTCAAGGCCTACGACCACGAGGTCATCGACTCTTCGGCGAAGAAGATCGTCGAGACGGTGACCCGCACTGGTGCGTCGGTCGCGGGCCCGGTGCCGCTGCCCACTGAGAAGAACGTGTACTGCGTCATCAAGTCGCCGCACAAGTACAAGGACTCGCGCGAGCACTTCGAGATGCGCACGCACAAGCGCCTCATCGACATCCTCGACCCCACGCCGAAGACGGTTGACTCGCTCATGCGTCTCGACCTGCCGGCTGGCGTCGACATCGAGATCAAGCTCTGA
- a CDS encoding PIG-L family deacetylase, with translation MNISRRGSLSRRSALAGIAALTAAGAAGCTTGDEPPGRSSSASGTGPAAAGAARAFSAAKGALLLQVMAHPDDDLYFMNPDAEHIVRAGVPVVSVYVTAGEAVGQNWIEGMPKAEPDKAAYSSARHQGLRQAYAEMIGRDRFAPWKKSVLDLPGGVRAETNELVNGKRRVRLVFLNIAMLSAGGTRLPQLWDRPYAVMQSLVAAGSPCTTVSTYRHQTLVDALVALMDAHRPTVVHTMDPDPDYQVHDATHPKDNDYGACSDHRDHTPTALFTWKALAQWAAETTRREGRAPRFTTTAFRGYYNQRWPHNLPLTVVDDKHRLVEAYGGAPTWDCGNPAGCGDYGQGGDRPMKNRKGWIRSTHHRYPGAGPVADSDRAGRLEAYGVLGMQAVRWQETSAGSGRWGAPQNLGGGPLAPALASVKDAKGRRLLFALRFSELEGQGRGDAREIVVLEQRTPGGSFRAWTGLGNPEHRSERGRRVGVPAAIATPDGRVHLFVRNAGKGLSSRVREADGSWGRWRSLHGQEIQEGLTVALDERRRVHVFGAGRDTVHHWGQEAPGEPVRHMPLKGLPGPGGDPLGAALGPDGALTVVYRRPATDEPVAYRLTGGTGTERATAGGLRGFGGYGALTACVLPRRGRKDALMIMGRAINGQIQLTDAGSGDSPVRSPGGHVPVGTASLTTDAGHRLCAVGLGPDATPWIWRPAPGSGA, from the coding sequence TTGAACATCTCACGGCGCGGGAGTTTGTCACGTCGGTCGGCACTCGCCGGCATCGCCGCCCTCACGGCGGCCGGCGCCGCCGGGTGCACCACGGGCGACGAGCCCCCCGGACGGTCCTCCTCCGCCTCCGGGACCGGCCCGGCCGCAGCCGGCGCCGCGCGGGCCTTCAGCGCCGCCAAGGGCGCCCTGCTCCTCCAGGTCATGGCGCACCCGGACGACGACCTGTACTTCATGAACCCCGACGCCGAGCACATCGTGCGCGCCGGCGTCCCCGTCGTCTCCGTCTACGTCACCGCCGGCGAGGCCGTCGGGCAGAACTGGATCGAGGGCATGCCCAAGGCGGAGCCCGACAAGGCCGCCTACTCCTCCGCCCGCCACCAGGGCCTGCGACAGGCCTACGCCGAGATGATCGGCCGGGACCGCTTCGCCCCCTGGAAGAAGTCCGTGCTGGACCTGCCAGGCGGCGTCCGGGCGGAGACCAACGAGCTGGTCAACGGCAAGCGCAGGGTCCGGCTGGTCTTCCTCAACATCGCCATGCTCTCCGCCGGCGGCACCCGGCTGCCCCAGCTGTGGGACCGCCCGTACGCGGTGATGCAGAGCCTGGTGGCCGCCGGCTCCCCCTGCACCACCGTCAGCACCTACCGGCACCAGACGCTGGTGGACGCGCTGGTCGCCCTCATGGACGCCCACCGGCCCACCGTGGTCCACACCATGGACCCCGACCCCGACTACCAGGTCCACGACGCCACCCACCCCAAGGACAACGACTACGGGGCGTGCTCGGACCACCGCGACCACACCCCCACGGCCCTGTTCACCTGGAAGGCCCTGGCCCAGTGGGCCGCCGAGACCACCCGGCGCGAGGGCCGCGCGCCGCGCTTCACCACCACCGCCTTCCGCGGCTACTACAACCAGCGCTGGCCGCACAACCTCCCCCTGACGGTCGTCGACGACAAGCACCGCCTGGTCGAGGCCTACGGCGGCGCCCCCACCTGGGACTGCGGCAACCCCGCCGGCTGCGGCGACTACGGCCAGGGCGGCGACCGCCCCATGAAGAACCGCAAGGGCTGGATCCGCTCCACCCACCACCGCTACCCCGGCGCCGGCCCCGTGGCCGACAGCGACCGCGCCGGCCGCCTGGAGGCCTACGGCGTCCTGGGCATGCAGGCCGTCCGCTGGCAGGAGACCTCGGCGGGCAGCGGCCGCTGGGGCGCCCCCCAGAACCTCGGCGGCGGCCCCCTCGCCCCCGCGCTGGCCTCCGTGAAGGACGCCAAGGGCCGACGGCTGCTGTTCGCCCTGCGCTTCAGCGAGCTGGAGGGCCAGGGCCGCGGCGACGCCCGCGAGATCGTCGTCCTTGAGCAGCGCACCCCCGGCGGCTCCTTCCGGGCGTGGACGGGCCTGGGCAACCCTGAGCACAGGAGCGAGCGCGGCCGCCGCGTCGGGGTGCCCGCCGCCATCGCCACGCCGGACGGGCGCGTCCACCTCTTCGTGCGCAACGCCGGCAAGGGCCTGTCCAGCCGGGTGCGCGAGGCCGACGGCAGCTGGGGCCGGTGGCGCAGCCTCCACGGCCAGGAGATCCAGGAGGGGCTGACCGTCGCCCTCGACGAGCGCCGGCGCGTCCACGTCTTCGGCGCGGGCCGCGACACGGTCCACCACTGGGGCCAGGAGGCCCCGGGAGAGCCCGTCCGGCACATGCCCCTCAAGGGCCTCCCCGGGCCCGGTGGCGACCCCCTGGGGGCCGCTCTCGGGCCGGACGGCGCGCTGACCGTGGTCTACCGCAGGCCCGCGACCGACGAGCCCGTCGCCTACCGCCTCACCGGCGGCACCGGCACCGAGCGGGCCACCGCCGGCGGCCTGCGCGGCTTCGGCGGCTACGGGGCGCTTACGGCCTGCGTGCTCCCCCGGCGCGGCCGCAAGGACGCCCTCATGATCATGGGACGGGCCATCAACGGCCAGATACAGCTGACGGACGCCGGATCGGGTGACTCCCCCGTGCGCTCCCCCGGCGGCCACGTCCCCGTCGGCACCGCGTCGCTCACCACGGACGCCGGCCACCGGCTGTGCGCCGTGGGCCTGGGCCCCGATGCCACCCCCTGGATCTGGCGCCCCGCGCCGGGTTCCGGCGCCTGA